Proteins encoded together in one Oceanobacillus iheyensis HTE831 window:
- a CDS encoding ROK family protein gives MGESFLSIDLGGTYTKYGLIDQEGNVSKTHRIITPKDLSGLLEEVNLMISEYPNSKGIAISAPGAVSHSGVIHGTSAIPYIHGPNIKALIEQSTGKMVSIENDANCAALAESWKGNAQKVQNAIVIVVGTGIGGAFIHQGVVQRGKHLHAGEFGYMLIKHEEQWSSWSELAATSSLRKEVARQKSIPYESIFTGEQIFEMASNGDPECIRAIKQFFYYLAVGIYNIQHMYDPDIILFGGGISAREGFITEIYREYEALTENMHFETIRPKLDTCSFKQHANLVGAVKHFLQSEGN, from the coding sequence ATGGGGGAATCATTTCTATCGATTGATTTAGGAGGAACATATACAAAATATGGATTAATTGATCAGGAAGGCAATGTAAGTAAAACACATAGGATAATTACACCAAAGGACTTGTCTGGGTTATTAGAAGAAGTAAATCTAATGATCAGTGAATATCCAAATAGTAAAGGTATTGCTATTAGCGCTCCTGGTGCTGTTTCGCATTCAGGTGTCATTCACGGGACGAGTGCAATACCATATATACATGGTCCAAACATCAAAGCGTTAATAGAACAATCTACTGGTAAGATGGTTTCAATAGAGAATGATGCAAATTGTGCTGCCCTAGCAGAAAGCTGGAAGGGGAATGCGCAAAAGGTGCAAAATGCTATTGTTATTGTTGTAGGAACGGGGATAGGCGGCGCTTTTATTCATCAAGGAGTTGTACAGCGAGGAAAGCATTTACATGCCGGTGAGTTTGGCTATATGCTCATTAAACATGAAGAGCAGTGGAGTTCGTGGAGCGAATTAGCAGCAACATCATCACTGAGAAAAGAAGTCGCTAGGCAAAAAAGTATTCCGTATGAAAGTATATTTACCGGTGAACAAATATTTGAAATGGCTTCAAACGGAGATCCGGAATGTATACGTGCGATTAAACAGTTCTTTTACTATCTTGCAGTTGGAATTTATAATATCCAACATATGTATGATCCTGATATTATTCTTTTTGGTGGAGGGATTAGTGCGAGAGAAGGTTTTATAACTGAAATATATCGTGAATATGAGGCTCTAACGGAAAATATGCATTTCGAAACAATTCGCCCAAAGCTAGATACTTGTTCTTTTAAACAACATGCGAACCTAGTTGGAGCAGTAAAGCATTTCTTACAATCAGAAGGAAATTAA
- a CDS encoding TIGR00730 family Rossman fold protein: MNLNNIAIFCGSSNGTNERYLKAANDMGKYLAATNRKLIYGGAKVGCMGELANASLSHHGYVIGVIPQKLVDVEIAHEDITELHTVADMHERKAKMAELADGFIALPGGAGTLEEWFEVFTWLQLGYHKKPCGFLNVNGFYDPLISMLKNTVKEGFMKESYLELIISDQDPKTLIEKMEAFEMSSTSKW, from the coding sequence ATGAATTTAAATAATATTGCTATCTTTTGTGGGTCAAGTAATGGAACCAATGAGCGGTATTTAAAAGCAGCCAATGACATGGGAAAATACTTGGCAGCAACGAATCGAAAACTAATTTATGGCGGTGCAAAAGTAGGATGCATGGGGGAATTAGCGAATGCGTCTCTTAGTCATCACGGATACGTCATTGGCGTGATTCCTCAAAAACTTGTTGATGTTGAAATTGCTCATGAGGATATAACTGAATTACATACTGTTGCTGATATGCATGAACGAAAAGCAAAAATGGCAGAACTCGCAGATGGTTTTATTGCATTACCCGGAGGAGCCGGAACTCTCGAGGAATGGTTTGAAGTCTTTACTTGGCTACAATTAGGCTACCACAAAAAGCCTTGTGGATTTCTAAATGTAAATGGGTTTTATGATCCTTTAATAAGCATGTTGAAAAACACGGTCAAAGAAGGATTTATGAAAGAATCATACTTAGAATTAATTATTAGCGACCAAGACCCTAAAACTTTAATTGAAAAAATGGAAGCTTTTGAAATGAGTTCTACTTCAAAATGGTAG
- a CDS encoding histidine phosphatase family protein encodes MTEIYLVRHGETNWNKEGRVQGRTDIPLNETGRMQAKLCFNGVKEFEPTILIASPLQRAKVTAEILNEQWGLPIIEMEEFKERSYGDAEGMTLEDRERFFPDKDIPNMEILEDVKRRGIEGIQKVCQRFSDEKIVIVAHGALINAILSVISKGEIGSGKTHLNNTCINKLTFADKVFEIKDYNNTDHLIAVND; translated from the coding sequence ATGACAGAAATATACTTAGTTAGGCACGGGGAAACAAATTGGAATAAGGAAGGAAGAGTACAAGGCAGGACGGATATTCCTTTAAATGAAACAGGTAGAATGCAAGCAAAACTTTGTTTTAACGGAGTAAAGGAATTTGAGCCAACGATTCTGATTGCAAGCCCTTTACAACGAGCCAAAGTAACTGCTGAAATTCTAAATGAACAATGGGGTTTACCTATTATTGAGATGGAAGAATTTAAGGAACGATCCTATGGTGATGCGGAAGGAATGACGCTGGAAGATAGAGAACGATTCTTCCCTGATAAAGACATTCCGAATATGGAAATATTGGAAGATGTAAAGCGACGAGGAATTGAAGGAATACAAAAAGTGTGCCAACGGTTTTCTGATGAAAAAATCGTAATTGTAGCTCACGGGGCGCTAATCAATGCGATTTTATCGGTGATCTCTAAGGGAGAAATTGGATCAGGTAAAACACATTTAAATAATACTTGTATTAATAAGCTGACGTTTGCTGATAAGGTATTTGAAATTAAAGATTATAATAACACGGATCATTTAATAGCGGTGAATGATTAA
- a CDS encoding GNAT family N-acetyltransferase, with product MSKNLTFRNATIEDLPEIVAIYNSTIVSRMVTADTEPVTVEERQNWFNEHDSVRRPLLVAELEGEICGWISLESFYGRPAYNQTAEVSIYIDERFRGEGLGKKLLNYIIEKSPSYGIEILLGFIFAHNEPSIKLFERFGFEQWAHLPSVAKLDSVNRDLIILGKNISK from the coding sequence ATGAGTAAAAATTTAACTTTTAGAAACGCCACTATAGAAGATTTACCAGAGATAGTAGCTATTTATAATTCAACGATCGTCAGTAGAATGGTAACAGCTGATACAGAACCGGTTACTGTAGAAGAGAGGCAAAATTGGTTTAATGAACATGACTCTGTCAGAAGGCCTTTATTAGTAGCAGAATTAGAAGGAGAAATCTGTGGGTGGATTAGTTTAGAATCCTTCTATGGACGTCCCGCTTATAATCAAACTGCAGAAGTTAGTATATATATAGATGAACGTTTTAGAGGAGAAGGACTAGGAAAGAAATTATTAAACTATATCATAGAAAAAAGTCCTTCTTATGGTATCGAAATATTATTGGGATTCATATTTGCCCACAATGAGCCAAGCATTAAATTATTCGAACGCTTCGGGTTTGAACAATGGGCCCATCTACCGAGCGTTGCTAAACTAGATAGCGTGAATAGGGATTTAATTATACTAGGGAAAAATATAAGTAAATAA
- a CDS encoding DUF5082 family protein, producing the protein MDVFTINAELSRLQHRIYLNNIDLQTKQEYLERLKRTLNSIDSKLGDFRGNNQLCTKPECSRSTFFGNNADTVEGLRDSDIVPSYKDIADNQLYGKTDQIQSKIRELEGDISALNSSNNTMESSRRTLIDRRNEIGRSS; encoded by the coding sequence GTGGATGTATTTACTATTAATGCAGAATTAAGTCGACTACAACATCGTATCTATCTGAATAATATCGACTTACAAACAAAGCAAGAATATTTAGAACGATTAAAGCGTACATTGAACAGCATCGACTCCAAGCTAGGGGATTTTCGCGGAAATAATCAATTATGTACGAAACCAGAATGTTCAAGGTCTACTTTTTTTGGAAATAATGCAGATACTGTTGAAGGGTTACGTGATAGTGACATCGTTCCTAGTTATAAGGACATCGCTGATAATCAGCTATATGGAAAGACAGACCAGATTCAGTCAAAGATTAGGGAGCTTGAAGGTGACATAAGTGCGCTAAACAGTTCGAATAATACCATGGAATCTAGCAGAAGAACATTGATTGATAGAAGGAATGAAATAGGCAGGTCGTCATGA